Proteins encoded in a region of the Cupriavidus pauculus genome:
- a CDS encoding Bug family tripartite tricarboxylate transporter substrate binding protein, which yields MTTRRLTQPLRHLGLHLGLGLASSLMLAAAPSFADTYPSKPIRLIVPFPASGATDLLARAIAQKVGADMGQQIVVDNRPGAGGAIGSDMAAKAPADGYTLLIATTSTHSIGPYINARLPYNTETDFTPIGQVAIATNILVVPNALPAKNVKELIDYAKKHPGELNYASSGNGTIGQLTAEAFKAQTGTFITHIPYRGTALAVPDLISNKVQVLFDSVVSGMPHVKDGKLKALAVTSLKRSPLAPEVPTVAESGLPGFESNTWFGIYGPKGLPADIVTRLNTEFNKAIQSQDVKDRLAKLGAEPVGGTPAQFAAMVKQDSARWGKLIKDRKITVD from the coding sequence ATGACCACAAGGCGCCTGACCCAACCGCTGCGACACCTGGGCCTCCATCTCGGCCTCGGCCTGGCCTCGAGCCTGATGCTCGCCGCCGCCCCGTCCTTCGCGGACACGTATCCCAGCAAACCCATCCGTCTGATCGTGCCGTTCCCGGCCAGCGGCGCGACCGATCTGCTCGCGCGGGCCATCGCGCAGAAGGTGGGCGCCGACATGGGCCAGCAGATCGTCGTCGATAACCGCCCCGGCGCCGGCGGCGCCATCGGCTCCGACATGGCCGCCAAGGCCCCGGCGGACGGTTACACGCTGCTGATCGCGACCACGAGCACGCACTCGATCGGCCCGTATATCAACGCACGGCTGCCGTACAACACCGAAACGGACTTCACGCCGATCGGCCAGGTCGCCATTGCCACGAACATCCTCGTGGTGCCGAACGCGCTCCCGGCGAAGAACGTCAAGGAACTGATCGACTACGCCAAGAAGCATCCGGGCGAGCTCAATTACGCGTCGAGCGGCAACGGCACCATCGGCCAGCTGACCGCCGAGGCCTTCAAGGCGCAGACGGGCACGTTCATCACGCACATCCCGTACCGCGGCACCGCGCTCGCCGTGCCGGACCTGATCTCCAACAAGGTGCAGGTGCTGTTCGACAGCGTGGTGTCCGGCATGCCGCACGTGAAGGACGGCAAGCTCAAGGCCCTGGCCGTGACGAGCCTCAAGCGCTCGCCGCTGGCGCCGGAAGTGCCGACCGTGGCCGAATCGGGCCTCCCGGGCTTCGAGTCGAACACGTGGTTCGGCATCTACGGTCCCAAGGGCCTGCCCGCCGACATCGTCACGCGCCTGAACACCGAGTTCAACAAGGCCATCCAGTCGCAGGACGTCAAGGACCGCCTGGCCAAGCTCGGCGCCGAGCCCGTCGGCGGCACGCCGGCCCAGTTCGCCGCGATGGTGAAGCAGGACAGCGCGCGCTGGGGCAAGCTGATCAAGGATCGCAAGATCACGGTGGACTGA
- the ggt gene encoding gamma-glutamyltransferase: protein MQNFNWTNPYPTVRIPLFARNTVSTSHPLAAQAGLRMLLKGGNAVDAAIAAAAAITLVEPVSCGLGSDAFAILWDGKELHGLNSSGVAPAAWNPDYFKGKYGEAGNGIANRPVRGIDSVTIPGVIAGWAALHERFGKLPFEDLMEPAIEIAERGYAMPPVVAHKWAAAVPELRNQPGFAETFMPNGRAPEVGEKFVFKAAADTLRKIGATRGRAYYEGEIAEKIAAFSKEIGGAMTLDDLRNYRPEWVKPISKSYRGYDVHEIPPNGQGIAALMALGMLDQFDVGALPVDSVQSQHLQIEAMKLAFADLYRYVADPRSMEVTPEQMLDDAYLKSRAKLIDMDRASNPGFGMPKAGGTIYLTAADENGMMISFIQSNYMGFGSGVVVPGTGISLQNRGVGFSMDPKSANVVAGGKRPFHTIIPAFLTRDGQPVMSFGVMGGDMQPQGHVQTVVRMLDYKQQPQAACDAPRWKVNRDFTLDVEGTMNPDTVAALKARGHQLKSVEDPYMDFGSGQFIWRLSDDREQGYVIASDSRRDGQAVGF from the coding sequence ATGCAGAACTTCAACTGGACCAACCCCTACCCCACCGTGCGCATTCCGCTGTTCGCGCGCAACACGGTGTCCACCTCGCATCCGCTGGCCGCGCAGGCCGGCCTGCGCATGCTGCTCAAGGGCGGCAACGCCGTGGACGCCGCGATTGCCGCGGCGGCCGCGATCACGCTCGTGGAGCCCGTATCGTGCGGTCTGGGCAGCGACGCGTTCGCGATCCTGTGGGACGGCAAGGAACTGCATGGCCTGAACTCGTCGGGCGTGGCGCCCGCCGCGTGGAATCCGGACTACTTCAAGGGCAAGTACGGCGAAGCCGGCAACGGCATCGCCAACCGCCCCGTCCGCGGCATCGACTCCGTGACCATTCCCGGCGTGATCGCGGGCTGGGCCGCGCTGCACGAGCGCTTCGGCAAGCTGCCGTTCGAAGACCTGATGGAGCCGGCGATCGAGATCGCCGAGCGTGGCTATGCCATGCCGCCTGTGGTCGCCCACAAGTGGGCCGCCGCCGTGCCCGAGCTGCGCAACCAGCCCGGCTTTGCCGAGACGTTCATGCCGAACGGCCGCGCGCCCGAAGTCGGCGAGAAGTTCGTGTTCAAGGCGGCTGCCGACACGCTGCGCAAGATCGGCGCGACGCGTGGCCGCGCGTACTACGAGGGCGAGATCGCCGAGAAGATCGCCGCGTTCAGCAAGGAAATCGGCGGTGCGATGACGCTCGACGATCTGCGCAACTATCGCCCGGAATGGGTGAAGCCGATCTCGAAGTCCTACCGCGGCTACGACGTGCACGAAATTCCGCCGAACGGCCAGGGTATCGCCGCGCTGATGGCGCTGGGCATGCTCGACCAGTTCGACGTGGGCGCGCTGCCCGTTGACTCGGTGCAGTCGCAACATCTGCAGATCGAGGCGATGAAGCTCGCGTTCGCCGACTTGTACCGCTACGTCGCCGACCCGCGCAGCATGGAAGTCACGCCCGAGCAGATGCTCGACGACGCGTACCTGAAGTCCCGCGCGAAGCTGATCGATATGGACCGCGCCTCGAACCCCGGTTTCGGCATGCCGAAGGCGGGCGGCACCATCTATCTGACGGCCGCCGACGAGAACGGCATGATGATCTCGTTCATCCAGTCGAACTACATGGGCTTCGGTTCGGGCGTGGTCGTGCCGGGCACCGGCATCAGCCTGCAGAACCGCGGCGTGGGCTTCTCGATGGATCCGAAGTCCGCCAACGTGGTGGCCGGCGGCAAGCGTCCGTTCCACACCATCATCCCCGCGTTCCTGACCCGCGACGGCCAGCCCGTGATGAGCTTCGGCGTGATGGGCGGCGACATGCAGCCGCAAGGCCATGTGCAGACCGTCGTGCGCATGCTCGACTACAAGCAGCAGCCGCAGGCCGCGTGCGACGCGCCGCGCTGGAAGGTCAACCGCGACTTCACGCTCGACGTGGAAGGCACGATGAACCCCGATACCGTTGCCGCCCTGAAGGCGCGCGGTCACCAGCTCAAGTCGGTCGAGGATCCGTACATGGACTTCGGTTCGGGCCAGTTCATCTGGCGCCTGTCCGACGATCGCGAGCAAGGCTACGTAATCGCCAGCGACAGCCGTCGCGATGGCCAGGCTGTCGGCTTCTGA
- a CDS encoding PhzF family phenazine biosynthesis protein: MATYAYRIVNVFAESTLAGNPLCVFEDARGMDDATMQALALQFNLSETTFLLPSERATRRMRIFTPNFEMPFAGHPTLGSAHVVRDLAGCGDTLSLEVKAGIVPVTAGNGADGASGSDRWTLTAPHDGTPPTAPAGVPDATIASLLGLEVSDLAGSPVWVNTGSEQLLVPLRSAEAVRRARPDGGRFEQWPQSPASGRRCAYVFAPDAQVPGKMLVRFFFTKNAGSFAEDPGTGSACANLGGWLLATGHPLPAVYELDQGEAVDRRCRLDLAVTAEGAIRVGGRVIELGRGTVTL, from the coding sequence ATGGCCACGTACGCGTACCGCATCGTCAACGTCTTCGCCGAGTCCACCCTTGCCGGCAATCCGCTCTGCGTCTTCGAGGATGCGCGCGGCATGGACGACGCGACCATGCAGGCGCTGGCCCTGCAGTTCAACCTCTCCGAAACCACGTTCCTGCTGCCGTCGGAACGCGCCACGCGCCGCATGCGCATTTTCACGCCCAACTTCGAGATGCCGTTTGCCGGCCACCCGACGCTCGGCAGCGCGCACGTCGTGCGCGACCTCGCCGGTTGCGGCGATACGCTCTCGCTCGAGGTCAAGGCGGGCATCGTCCCCGTGACGGCCGGAAATGGCGCGGATGGCGCCAGCGGCAGCGACCGCTGGACGCTGACCGCGCCGCATGACGGAACGCCACCTACCGCGCCGGCCGGCGTGCCCGATGCCACGATCGCATCGCTGCTGGGGCTCGAGGTTTCGGATCTCGCGGGATCGCCGGTCTGGGTCAATACCGGCAGCGAGCAGCTGCTGGTGCCGTTGCGCTCCGCCGAGGCCGTGCGCCGCGCGCGGCCCGATGGCGGGCGCTTCGAGCAATGGCCGCAGAGCCCGGCCTCCGGCCGCCGGTGCGCGTATGTGTTCGCGCCGGATGCGCAGGTGCCGGGCAAGATGCTCGTGCGGTTCTTCTTCACCAAGAACGCGGGATCGTTTGCCGAAGACCCGGGCACCGGGTCGGCCTGTGCGAACCTCGGAGGCTGGCTGCTGGCCACGGGACATCCACTGCCGGCGGTCTACGAGCTCGATCAGGGCGAAGCCGTCGATCGGCGCTGCCGGCTCGATCTGGCCGTGACGGCCGAAGGCGCGATTCGTGTCGGCGGCCGGGTGATCGAACTCGGCCGAGGCACGGTGACACTGTAG
- a CDS encoding pyridoxamine 5'-phosphate oxidase family protein yields MSENDPQSAPHVAVPHVLTDTAALEALYAQPSAASLSKEVDYLHPHYRAFVEKSPFCLLSTINDQGGDCSPRGDAPGFVQLLDDRTLLLPDRRGNNRLDSLRNIMADPRVGLLFLVPGVNETLRVSGTARISTDPALISRFIVDGKAPTTVLVVSVLSVFFQCARALVRSHLWSPEVQIPRTALPSTGTILTDISGGAFDGATYDRELPERMRKTLY; encoded by the coding sequence ATGTCCGAAAACGATCCGCAATCCGCCCCCCATGTTGCCGTCCCCCATGTGCTGACCGACACCGCGGCGCTGGAAGCGCTGTACGCGCAGCCGAGCGCGGCGTCGCTGTCGAAGGAAGTCGATTACCTGCATCCGCACTATCGCGCCTTCGTCGAGAAGTCGCCGTTCTGCCTGCTGTCGACGATCAACGACCAGGGCGGCGACTGCTCGCCGCGCGGCGATGCGCCGGGCTTCGTGCAACTGCTCGACGACCGCACGCTGCTGCTGCCCGACCGGCGCGGCAACAACCGGCTCGACAGCCTGCGCAACATCATGGCCGATCCGCGCGTGGGGCTGCTGTTCCTCGTGCCCGGCGTCAACGAGACCCTGCGCGTGAGCGGGACCGCGCGCATCTCGACCGACCCCGCGCTGATCTCGCGCTTCATCGTCGACGGCAAGGCGCCGACGACGGTGCTCGTGGTGTCGGTGCTGTCGGTGTTCTTCCAGTGCGCGCGGGCACTCGTGCGGTCGCACCTGTGGTCGCCCGAGGTGCAGATTCCGCGCACGGCGCTGCCCAGCACGGGCACGATCCTCACCGATATCAGCGGCGGCGCGTTCGACGGCGCCACCTATGACCGGGAACTGCCGGAGCGGATGCGCAAGACGCTTTACTGA